CAGGGGTGCCGCCCAGGGCGACCCGCGGCCGACTTTGACCTCGCTGACGGCGAAGGTCGCGTGTTCGGCAGCCACGACCAGGTCGCACTGCTGCGCGAGCAGGAAGCCCCCGGCGAACGCGACACCGTTGACGGCCGCGATCGTCGGCTTCGCGACATCGATGTTGCGGCCGAACTGCGGAGCGAAGTCCTTCGGCGGCACCTTGAGCGCGTTCTGCGCCATCTCCTTCAAGTCCCCGCCGGCACAGAACGCCTTATCGCCCGCGCCGGTGAGGACCAGCACCTTCGCCGCGTCATCGTCGTTGAAGCGGCGTACCGCGTCGAAAAGCCCCGTGCGCACAGCGTTGTTGAGCGCGTTGCGCGCCTCGGGGCGGTTGATCGTGAGCCACGCGACGCTGTCGACGACCTCGTAGCGAATCGGTTGCTCGCCCACTGGTCCTCCGTTTCTTAACGTCGCTGCGGACGTACTCGGTGGTTCACGCAGGCGCCGCAGCGGATTCGTCGGTCAGTTCAACGGTGGCTTCACTCGGTACGCAGGGACCATCTTCGCTCGAGACGAGCAACTCGAGGTCGACGAGGCGCCGTCCGCCATCGTCGCGTTTGGCCACGACCTTGCCGCTCAGGGTCG
This window of the Mycolicibacterium chubuense NBB4 genome carries:
- a CDS encoding enoyl-CoA hydratase/isomerase family protein — encoded protein: MGEQPIRYEVVDSVAWLTINRPEARNALNNAVRTGLFDAVRRFNDDDAAKVLVLTGAGDKAFCAGGDLKEMAQNALKVPPKDFAPQFGRNIDVAKPTIAAVNGVAFAGGFLLAQQCDLVVAAEHATFAVSEVKVGRGSPWAAPLSWLVPPRIAMQILLTGDPITAERAHQVGLVNEVVPADQLRERTQRLALSIAANAPLSVLAAKRTVYLSAQHHLAAAHDLADEIWEPVYLSDDAQEGPTAFREKRAPQWKGR